The following nucleotide sequence is from Pseudomonadota bacterium.
TGCTTATGGGAGGCGGTTTTTGTACGGCTCTTCCCCTTTCTTGTCGTCCCCTGATCGGGGACGATAGATTTTGTGTGAATAGTTAATATTATCACCCCCGATTTGCTCTGCAAATCGACCCCTGAGGGGTTAGTACATAGCATCTACGTGTGTGATCGTCCTTAGTTTGTGCGGAATGGTTACGCAATTTGAAGAATTACGTTCTGCTGGTTTAAACGGTGACGGAGTCGCTGGTCCTTGCTATAAGACGGCGTATGCAGGGAGAGATGCTCTATAAAAACGAAAAACCGTCAGTTATCTGTGCCGATGTTGACGGCACGATTATTTTGACCGATCTGCTCTACGAGTCCCTTTTGCTGGTCCTTAAGCGCGAGCCTCTAACGTTCCTGCTACTCCCTTTTTGGCTACTTCAGGGCCGAGCGCACCTTAAGAAGATGCTTGCCAAGCGCGCCTCTACGCTCGCTGTGGACCTTTTGCCTCTGAATGATGGGGTAGTTGAATACCTACGACAGGCTTCAAATAACGGACAGCGCATCGTGCTAGCCTCTGCCTCACACCGCTCCCTGGTGGAGAGGGTGGCGACGAGGCTTGGGTTTGTTAGTGAAGTGATCGCAACCGAGGGTGTTCTTAACTGTAAGGGTGCAGCCAAGGCGCAGGCCATTAATGCACATCTTGGGGGAGAGGCCTGGGAGTACGTTGGAGATTCAAAAGCAGATATTAAGGTATGGGGATCGGCTGCTAGTGTTGTTTGCACCACGGCGAGCGCCAGTTTTGGTCGACGCATAGTAGCGGCGTACCCCGGAGCTACTATCATCCCCAAGCAACCGATGCGGCTTCGTACGATACTAAAAGCATTAAGGCTGCATCAGTGGTTAAAGAACGTGTTGCTCTTTGCACCCCTTATTTTGGCCCATCAATGGCTCAACCTTGCGGCATTGAGCTCCACTATCGCGGCCGTCATCTCGTTTTCGTTGTGCGCATCGGGGGTCTATCTAATGAACGACCTCTTGGATCTTGAAGCGGACCGACAACATCCCCGCAAGCGCAAACGTCCCTGCGCCTCGGGCCGCATGCCGCTAGCGCTTGCAATGCTCCTTATACCGGTGCTTTTTGTGGTGTCGTTTGTAGTAGCGTATCTTGTTAGCCCAGCGTTCTCCGTTATCCTTGCGCTCTACCTCTGTTTAACGACCGCCTATTCTTACCGACTGAAGGCCTACGCGCTGATAGACATTATCGTCTTGGCGTTCCTATACACTATGCGCATAGTGGCTGGTGGGGTGGTAAGTGAAGTACACCTTTCGCAGTGGCTATTGGCGCTCTCGATGTTTATCTTCTTTAGCTTGGCCTGTGTGAAGAGGTTCTCTGAGCTGATCGTATTGCAACAACGCAACGAAAGTAAAACCTGGGGTAGGGGCTACTCTGTTGGCGATCTTGAACAGGTAGCGGCATTTGGAACCTCCAGCGCCTATATAGCGGTGCTGGTACTTGCGCTCTATGTAAGTAGTAAGGAGATTTCGGCTCTCTATACTACCCCTGAGGTTGTTTACCTCG
It contains:
- a CDS encoding UbiA family prenyltransferase encodes the protein MQGEMLYKNEKPSVICADVDGTIILTDLLYESLLLVLKREPLTFLLLPFWLLQGRAHLKKMLAKRASTLAVDLLPLNDGVVEYLRQASNNGQRIVLASASHRSLVERVATRLGFVSEVIATEGVLNCKGAAKAQAINAHLGGEAWEYVGDSKADIKVWGSAASVVCTTASASFGRRIVAAYPGATIIPKQPMRLRTILKALRLHQWLKNVLLFAPLILAHQWLNLAALSSTIAAVISFSLCASGVYLMNDLLDLEADRQHPRKRKRPCASGRMPLALAMLLIPVLFVVSFVVAYLVSPAFSVILALYLCLTTAYSYRLKAYALIDIIVLAFLYTMRIVAGGVVSEVHLSQWLLALSMFIFFSLACVKRFSELIVLQQRNESKTWGRGYSVGDLEQVAAFGTSSAYIAVLVLALYVSSKEISALYTTPEVVYLACPLLLYWVSRIWLLARRGLVHDDPLVFALRDKVTYAIAMIGLLIFVGAKW